The segment AACAGCACCTCCACCTATCATCATCATTGCCACGATGCCTCCGGTAACCCCAGcacctaccaccaccaccaccaccacaccagcTCTAAGAACAACTgcttccaccaccaccagcagcaccagcagcatgaaaaagccaaacaaacccaccaaaaagcaaaacaaaacaaccaagaAAGCAAAGCCTCACCCTGTCAGCACCACCACCaaaaccaccaccacaaccaccgcCAGGCCAACTCAGACCTCCACcacatcacttcctgtggtAATGAGCAAAGAGGCTGCACCAAGAACTACTGACCAACCACAGCCCAACACtgaaaccaccaccaccactacaaccaCCACTAACACACCTACCACTTCCACTACTACTACaactcccaccaccaccaccaccactacaactactcctcctccaccaactactaccactaccaccaccactacaactCCTCCACCAactaccactaccaccaccactactaccactCCAACCACTActacaaccaccaccaccaccaccaccaccactaccacttCTGCCACCTctactactcctcctcctcttcccaccactacaacaacaacaaccaccaccactgaTTCGTTCACCACGAGGACGACTCTGATCATCGTCCCCAAAGATGCTGTCCAGTCCAACCACGCCCTCCAGAACTCGAGTGTCGGGCGGGGGCATGCGGTAGCGGCGCGGGGTGCGTTGAAGAGCGGCGTGGTGGCAGTCATGGTGCTGGGTCTCGTCGTGCTCACGATGGCGCTGGCTATCGGCGGTCGCAAGGCAATGGAGTCTTTCGACAGACGCCATTACACGAGACTGGAGCTCAATGACCTGCACTACGAGGTGTGAGGAAGACTCTTTAAGACGGAAGATCTGAAGGACAATTAGCAAGACTTTAGTTCAGCTAAGATTAACGTTCATCTGGTAACGTTTTAATTTAAAGAGTTAGACAATAATGGAACGTCTAGCTTGAAGAACACTCTATTCTGATTGGCCAGAGTGTGTGCGTTATTCTTCAATAACCACACAGCTCTGGCATCGTGCCCTCAGTTTATTTAAGTTCATATCATTCAGTTTATTACCATAAAATCTGAGTAAACTAGACTTTGATCTTTGGCAAGCAGCTGTGGTATAAGAAGGATTATGCTTATAAAATGTACGGTTATACGAAATAATGCACTGTGTGAAGACCGAGTGGGTAAAATCCTCTTTACTACTTAAACTAAACTTTTTAAACACCTAttggattgttttttaaaaggtgagAACAGACCTGTTTTTATTGAACCGTTCATTTGTGTGTGCCGATGTGTTGCAGTAATACATGACCTCTGTTTGGGTACTCTAAAttctttaatttgtcatttattttcatcaaattctaatgttaatgtttcaaGCATATAGCAGCGTAATTCTGtcaacatgacaaacaaaatcagaagttattgataaaaatgtttataaaaaatattgcacattttttataaaattcTCTTACTTTACgacaacaaaatgtaaaaacaggtctgtttttcagtttttatcagGATATCAAACCGTAAATCTGTCCTGATCGCTGGTTTAAGTCTTAAGACATTTCTCAATTTTGACTTTACTTCCTTTTTAATCAAAatcttaatttatttgttttgggcAAAAGTGTTTCtgacaacatgacaaaaaaaaatcacttttacgTCATTACAagatatgttttatgttattacGACACATTTTCTCATTACTGGATACCAAATTCTTccattttaacagttttagCACTTTATCTTCTAAAGTTTTCCCGTTATTACAAAATTAATGTTTCTCATTAAAACCCAAGTTTATTTTCCAAACGATAAAAGTTGATTTTTGTGTTAAAAGCTAAaacaatgtaataaaacaaattaacgTGTTGATGAGAAAATGTCACAATAACATCAAAgtagcttctttttttgtcatgttggCAGCAGTCGGCCTCCGTAAAAGTCTGACTTTAGTTTTGAACTTTCTGACTTGGACCTCTTTAGTTTGAAACCTGAGTTCATGACGTGGTCATCGCCTTCATCGCCTGCTGATTGGTCCGTTTAGTTCTCGTCTTGTTGATCGTGGAGAAAGTTCAAAGAACTAACAGCAATATTTTTATTCCCTGAATCTCAGGAAGCCTCGACGTCGATGTAATGGAGAGAAGTTCTGGACTGTATGAGCGGACTCACATGTACTTTCTCCGCCCTGACGGTGGAGGTTAACCTTTGTGTTTCAGACTACACCTGCATGTCTTTTTACTTCCACGTGCTTCAGACTGCTTCTTCAACCTCGATGTCGGACTCACTCTCACTGTGTTGCTTTTGTATTTTCTCCACATTTCTCTGGTTCCACTCGTGGACAAAGATTCAAACGATGGATGCAATCTCTCACATTTGATGCACTCTCTCttgtatcttgtgttttttgataaatatgatctgcttctttttaaatcttagattgtttttaatgtaagaGTTCACTGGCCGCGCACTATTTTCCTATAATAAGTACATTTGTATTGGATGTGTATGGGGGTGGGGTTGGGTGGGGGTCAGTGTGcagactgaagctgctgtgGCGTTGTTTGACCtgcaggtggcagcagcagcctgatgAACGTCTCTTGCTTTGGttttatgaattcatgaatcATAGTTTGGTCTTGTTTTGTGAAGTGATGCTTTTGCATAagtttgaatttgatgtttCGTTCCTGtaaggattaaaaaaaatgtgatttttgagCGTTTGTTGTCGTTTTACAGAAGAGATGATGACATCACGAACATTCATGTGTGTCCTGAaactttttattagttttatagAACAGAAGATGACGAAGACGCCTGCTGATGGTTTGAACGCTGAAGTTTCCTGATAGAAGTCaactttttattaaatgaaccttttaaagtggaaacatgttttattaataatgaaCACTTTTCATCCCTGCACTACGCTCCATTGCACATTTCTATTCAgcgtaaaacatttttattaggacacactcattttttaatctctccCCTCCCTGTGTCCAACATTCACTGTTCAAACTTCAGACAACACTTCATACCGATCTTCATCTGTCCATTTCTTTTAGGTGTTTCTTTGCTGCTATTCTGCCAACAAGTCTTCAGTTTCTGACACACAGTTCTTgaagacacaaaaataacaaaaataactcTTAAATATGTCAAGTATTCTAGTAATTTTGGCCACCTCTgtatatttacctttttatatgtacatagttgggtgtgcctgaaggagcacactatatgttattgAGTGTGTCTTAAGgagcacactatatgttattgagtgtgccttaaggagcacactatatgttattgagtgtgcctgaaggagcacactatatgttattgagtgtgccttaaggagcacactatatgttattgagtgtgccttAAGGAGCACATATAtgttattgagtgtgccttAAGGAGCACATATAtgttattgagtgtgcctgaaggagcacactatatgttattgagtgtgccttaaggagcacactatatgttattgagtgtgccttaaggagcacactctttactATTCCTCTGGCTTATTATTCTTcgtattctgttttttttcgGTTCACTACTCCTCCtgcagttttggtcgcacatacacaaaaaaggtgtCGACCGGCTCAGCCTATGCTatgctgtgacttttctaagtGTTTTGGCAAACGTTTTGCCGataaatcgccaaaaaccatggcaaaaaaatgaatgggtgtgtattggaagagtgttccagagctagagtgcgtgacatcatagctagagtggagagggagagaaaaatgtgttgaaaaataaatttgcaaACTGTGCTCGAGGCCTCAAATGTCACTCTGCCGAAACCATTTCTAGctagaaatgtaggaaaatttgtcgtctcactcatattcgtctgctaaagctgtcagctttatagttctggcgggagacgcaaagatgcggcagTAACACCGACCCGCTGCAgcatctactcccatgttaattggagaagagaaatttccaaaagcAGCTGTTCTTTCTCAAACTCCTGAGGCCAGAGTCTTTAACGTTTAGCTCTCAGACTTCACACAGAActggtcgacaagatgaggatgctgac is part of the Larimichthys crocea isolate SSNF chromosome XX, L_crocea_2.0, whole genome shotgun sequence genome and harbors:
- the mansc1 gene encoding MANSC domain-containing protein 1, encoding MEDCSRRQPEHLCRSADMTPPSSGRPSWTLGLLVGAMLILMTSLPVSAVEPETCFSRQHQNVIVNVRQALNRPTTAMDARVVRSERDCVLACCSEEVKPGAKCNMAVFNSNKHAGDDNCFLFHCQTEQDCPLMKAQDGINTYDIYKGLIHPTTMRPVTMTTTTGQTTTTTTLAPTTQPTTTTTTIQSTPPPTTVTTTPTTTTTTQAPATTTAPPPIIIIATMPPVTPAPTTTTTTTPALRTTASTTTSSTSSMKKPNKPTKKQNKTTKKAKPHPVSTTTKTTTTTTARPTQTSTTSLPVVMSKEAAPRTTDQPQPNTETTTTTTTTTNTPTTSTTTTTPTTTTTTTTTPPPPTTTTTTTTTTPPPTTTTTTTTTTPTTTTTTTTTTTTTTTSATSTTPPPLPTTTTTTTTTTDSFTTRTTLIIVPKDAVQSNHALQNSSVGRGHAVAARGALKSGVVAVMVLGLVVLTMALAIGGRKAMESFDRRHYTRLELNDLHYEEASTSM